The following coding sequences lie in one Mycobacterium sp. DL440 genomic window:
- a CDS encoding helix-turn-helix domain-containing protein codes for MTVEVEPNGRDRLRELLDAVVDDENSGVGDMARSSYSSEFHFSREVRRLTGEPPAALRRRVMLERAAWRLQQGAGVAEVAESEGWSSAEVFSRAFRRAFGVPPSRADDVGFRLTAPNGVHFHPPQALWCDAEPGEAAGPDIAQFMLVHDVADTEYLVGEAANLSEQQWAQEISPGQVVLDWDGTEASVAAALGAIVWTKEVWLATIEGRDFPSRATTGQATAKQLAAHHRVIGKRWTTLISEYSAAGRLGDTVIDALCDPPESFQLYGIIAHVLTYSAHRRALVRGMLSRHGVAVDRGDPLEWMRKD; via the coding sequence GTGACCGTGGAGGTTGAACCGAACGGGCGTGACCGGCTGCGGGAGCTGCTCGACGCCGTCGTCGACGACGAGAACTCCGGCGTGGGCGATATGGCCCGTAGCAGTTACTCGTCGGAGTTTCACTTCTCCCGGGAGGTGCGCAGGCTCACCGGGGAGCCACCTGCGGCGCTGCGCCGACGGGTCATGCTCGAGCGGGCGGCGTGGCGGCTGCAGCAGGGGGCCGGGGTGGCCGAAGTAGCCGAGTCCGAGGGGTGGTCTTCGGCCGAGGTGTTCTCCAGGGCCTTTCGCCGCGCATTCGGGGTGCCGCCCTCCCGTGCCGACGATGTCGGGTTCCGGTTGACCGCTCCCAACGGGGTGCATTTCCACCCGCCGCAGGCGTTGTGGTGCGACGCGGAGCCCGGAGAGGCCGCCGGCCCGGACATCGCCCAGTTCATGCTCGTGCACGATGTCGCCGACACCGAGTACCTGGTCGGCGAGGCAGCCAACCTCTCTGAACAGCAATGGGCGCAGGAGATCTCACCGGGGCAGGTGGTGCTCGACTGGGACGGGACCGAAGCGAGTGTCGCCGCGGCGCTAGGCGCGATCGTGTGGACCAAGGAGGTCTGGCTGGCCACCATCGAGGGCCGGGACTTCCCCTCCCGGGCCACGACCGGCCAGGCGACTGCCAAGCAACTCGCCGCACACCATCGCGTGATCGGAAAGCGTTGGACCACGCTGATATCCGAATACTCAGCTGCCGGACGGTTGGGTGACACGGTGATCGACGCACTGTGCGATCCACCGGAATCGTTTCAGCTGTACGGGATCATCGCGCACGTACTCACCTACTCGGCACACCGGCGTGCGCTCGTGCGCGGCATGTTGTCCCGGCACGGTGTCGCTGTCGACCGGGGTGACCCACTCGAATGGATGAGGAAGGACTGA
- a CDS encoding dihydrofolate reductase family protein encodes MKTVYYTASSLDGFIVDTEDSLDWLISRHIDQQGPFGYDEFIKTIGALAMGSSTYEWIVKNHPDEWGYEQPTWVLTRRPEIVSAAHPVRVFSGDVAELHPELVAAAAGKDVWVVGGGQVAAQFVTAALIDEMIVSYAPCSLGAGSPVLPVRSEWALAESALNGDFVCARWVRTQTAG; translated from the coding sequence TTGAAGACCGTGTACTACACCGCGTCGAGCTTGGACGGTTTCATCGTCGACACCGAGGACAGTCTGGATTGGCTGATCTCGCGTCACATCGACCAGCAGGGCCCGTTCGGCTACGACGAGTTCATCAAAACCATTGGCGCACTGGCGATGGGGTCGTCGACCTACGAATGGATCGTGAAGAACCATCCCGACGAGTGGGGGTACGAGCAGCCGACATGGGTGCTGACCCGCCGGCCCGAGATCGTGTCTGCTGCGCATCCGGTGCGGGTGTTCTCGGGTGATGTTGCCGAGTTGCACCCCGAGCTGGTGGCGGCCGCGGCGGGCAAGGACGTCTGGGTGGTCGGGGGAGGGCAGGTCGCTGCCCAGTTCGTCACGGCCGCGCTGATCGACGAGATGATCGTCAGTTACGCGCCCTGTTCGCTGGGTGCGGGGTCACCGGTGCTACCGGTCCGTTCCGAGTGGGCGCTGGCCGAGTCTGCGCTCAACGGTGATTTCGTCTGCGCCCGCTGGGTCAGGACGCAGACGGCCGGCTGA
- a CDS encoding TetR/AcrR family transcriptional regulator, with the protein MTESPDTATKPRNKRGSTRARMLGSAVEVLRERGAAGVTIDEVLTRSGAPRGSVYHHFPGGRRQILMEALQFAADTIGDVIGAETSDNAWDLVHRFVEFWQRVLTGSDFTAGCPVVAVAIADPDEEPELTAAAGAIFDRWRTALTADFAADGFEASDASSLAVTCIAALEGAVVLCRSSRSVGPLHDVARQLEFLIKSKEFVLRNGVPRLSRPSAS; encoded by the coding sequence ATGACCGAGTCGCCTGACACCGCCACGAAGCCGCGGAACAAGCGCGGCTCCACCCGCGCCCGCATGCTCGGCAGCGCGGTCGAGGTGTTGCGCGAGCGGGGCGCAGCCGGTGTCACGATCGATGAAGTTCTCACCCGTAGCGGCGCCCCGCGCGGTTCGGTGTACCACCATTTCCCCGGCGGCCGCCGTCAGATCCTCATGGAGGCACTGCAGTTCGCCGCGGATACCATCGGTGACGTCATCGGCGCCGAAACGTCGGACAACGCATGGGATCTGGTGCACCGGTTCGTCGAGTTCTGGCAACGTGTGCTCACCGGAAGCGATTTCACCGCAGGTTGCCCGGTGGTGGCGGTCGCGATCGCCGATCCGGACGAAGAACCGGAACTCACCGCGGCAGCCGGCGCCATCTTCGACCGCTGGCGCACCGCCCTGACCGCTGACTTCGCCGCCGACGGCTTCGAGGCATCCGACGCGTCCTCCCTGGCGGTCACGTGCATCGCGGCCCTGGAGGGCGCCGTGGTGCTGTGCCGATCGTCGAGATCGGTCGGACCCCTGCACGATGTCGCCCGCCAACTCGAATTCCTGATCAAGTCAAAGGAGTTCGTTCTCCGCAACGGCGTGCCCCGGCTCAGCCGGCCGTCTGCGTCCTGA
- a CDS encoding crotonase/enoyl-CoA hydratase family protein — protein MTTDPALDTLTLQRDGHVLLIGLNRPEKRNAFNLAMLTDLSLAYGLLESDDDLRVGVLFAHGEHFTAGLDLVDVAPYVARGELPVPEGGRDPWRLDGDWSKPVVAAAQGRCLTLGIELLLAADIRIAARDTRFAQIEVLRGIYPFGGATLRLPRQTGWGNAMRWLLTGDEFDAVEGYRIGLIQEVAPDADTAVARAREIAHTIADRAAPLGVRATLASAHTALREGDSAAIARLRPVVAELFGTADAAEGVQSFIERRAANFQGR, from the coding sequence ATGACGACAGACCCGGCACTCGACACCCTCACGCTGCAGCGGGATGGCCACGTCCTGCTGATCGGGCTGAACCGCCCGGAGAAACGCAACGCGTTCAACCTCGCGATGCTCACCGATCTCTCGCTGGCCTACGGACTGCTGGAATCCGACGACGACCTGCGCGTCGGTGTGCTGTTCGCGCACGGTGAGCACTTCACCGCGGGCCTCGATCTCGTCGACGTGGCGCCGTATGTCGCCAGGGGTGAACTGCCCGTGCCCGAGGGCGGACGCGATCCCTGGCGCCTCGACGGTGACTGGTCCAAACCGGTCGTCGCCGCAGCCCAGGGCCGGTGTCTGACTCTCGGCATCGAACTGCTCCTGGCCGCCGACATCCGCATCGCCGCGCGGGACACCCGTTTCGCCCAGATCGAGGTGCTGCGCGGCATCTACCCGTTCGGCGGTGCCACCCTGCGGCTACCGCGCCAGACCGGCTGGGGCAACGCGATGCGGTGGTTGCTCACCGGGGACGAGTTCGACGCGGTAGAGGGGTACCGCATCGGGCTGATCCAGGAGGTGGCCCCGGATGCCGATACGGCCGTCGCCCGAGCCCGGGAGATCGCGCACACGATCGCCGATCGCGCCGCGCCGCTCGGGGTTCGCGCCACCCTGGCCTCGGCGCACACCGCGCTCCGCGAAGGAGACTCCGCGGCAATCGCGCGGCTCCGGCCCGTCGTTGCCGAACTGTTCGGCACCGCCGACGCCGCCGAAGGTGTGCAGTCCTTCATCGAACGACGCGCCGCGAACTTCCAGGGCCGCTGA
- a CDS encoding aldehyde dehydrogenase: protein MTQSTTTRTEFDKLFIGGHWVEPSTSEVIEVFSPATGEKVGQVPLAAEADVNAACVAARKAFDDGPWPRMSPEERQAVLAKAVELINARADDFKHLLKLETGQPPTIVDMMQFGAGVSSLQYYAGAADKYDWKDIRDGIYGQTLVVKEPIGVVGAVIAWNVPFFLACNKLGPALLAGCTVVLKPAGETPLTTNLFAEVLTEAGLPEGVLSVVPGGPETGRALTANPELDKFTFTGSSGVGKEIGKIAAEKLKPCTLELGGKSAAIILEDADVDSTMPMLVFSGLMNCGQACVGQTRILAPRSRYDEVVEKLSAAVAAMPVGLPDDPASMIGPLISEKQRERVEGYIKKGVEEGARIVTGGGRPEGLDSGWFVQPTVFADVDNSMTIAQEEIFGPVLVVIPFDTEEDAVRIANDSPYGLAGSVYTTDFPKAVEIASKIRTGTYAVNMYAFDPGAPFGGFKNSGIGRENGPEGIDAYTQAKSVLLPFGYTPE from the coding sequence ATGACACAAAGCACCACCACGCGCACCGAGTTCGACAAACTGTTCATCGGCGGCCACTGGGTGGAGCCTTCGACCTCCGAGGTCATCGAGGTCTTCTCCCCCGCGACCGGCGAGAAGGTCGGCCAGGTCCCGCTGGCCGCCGAGGCCGATGTCAACGCCGCGTGCGTCGCGGCCCGCAAGGCGTTCGACGACGGCCCGTGGCCCCGCATGTCGCCCGAAGAGCGCCAGGCCGTGCTGGCCAAGGCCGTCGAACTCATCAACGCACGGGCCGACGACTTCAAGCACCTGCTGAAGCTGGAGACCGGCCAGCCCCCGACCATCGTCGACATGATGCAGTTCGGCGCGGGCGTTTCCAGCCTGCAGTACTACGCCGGCGCGGCCGACAAGTACGACTGGAAAGACATCCGCGACGGCATCTACGGCCAGACCCTGGTCGTCAAGGAGCCGATCGGCGTCGTCGGCGCCGTCATCGCCTGGAACGTGCCGTTCTTCCTGGCCTGCAACAAGCTGGGCCCGGCCCTGCTCGCCGGCTGCACCGTCGTGCTCAAGCCGGCCGGTGAGACCCCGCTGACCACCAACCTGTTCGCCGAGGTGCTGACCGAGGCCGGCCTGCCCGAGGGCGTGCTCTCGGTGGTGCCGGGCGGACCGGAAACCGGTCGCGCCCTGACCGCCAACCCCGAGCTGGACAAGTTCACCTTCACCGGCTCCAGCGGCGTCGGCAAGGAGATCGGCAAGATCGCCGCCGAGAAGCTCAAGCCCTGCACGCTGGAACTCGGCGGCAAGTCCGCGGCGATCATCCTCGAGGACGCCGACGTGGACTCCACCATGCCGATGCTGGTGTTCTCCGGCCTGATGAACTGCGGCCAGGCCTGTGTGGGCCAGACCCGCATCCTGGCACCGCGGTCGCGGTACGACGAGGTCGTCGAGAAGTTGTCGGCAGCTGTCGCCGCCATGCCGGTCGGCCTGCCCGACGACCCGGCCTCGATGATCGGCCCGCTGATTTCGGAGAAGCAGCGTGAGCGGGTCGAGGGCTACATCAAGAAGGGCGTCGAGGAAGGTGCCCGCATCGTCACCGGCGGTGGCCGTCCCGAAGGCTTGGATTCGGGCTGGTTCGTGCAGCCGACGGTGTTCGCCGACGTCGACAACTCGATGACCATCGCCCAGGAGGAGATCTTCGGGCCGGTGCTCGTAGTGATCCCGTTCGACACCGAGGAAGACGCGGTGCGCATCGCCAACGACTCGCCGTACGGCCTGGCCGGCAGCGTGTACACGACGGACTTCCCGAAGGCCGTCGAGATCGCCTCGAAGATCCGCACCGGCACCTACGCCGTGAACATGTACGCCTTCGATCCCGGCGCCCCGTTCGGCGGCTTCAAGAACTCGGGTATCGGACGCGAGAACGGCCCGGAGGGCATCGACGCCTACACCCAGGCCAAGAGCGTGCTGCTGCCGTTCGGCTACACCCCCGAGTAA
- a CDS encoding class I SAM-dependent methyltransferase: MSARFARRATLSRSVRLLAQFRFEQSEPARFYGALAADTLDVVTDLWSGATGESPVGRTVLDVGGGPGYFASAFDQAGMHYIGVEPDPREAHAGAARAATSGLSPATDSASGKFVRASGMALPFADDSVDICLSSNVAEHVPHPWRLGNEMLRVTKPGGLVVLSYTVWLGPFGGHEMGLTHYLGGARAAERYTRKHGHRPKNDYGSSLFAVSAADGLQWAASTGALISAFPRYHPRWAWWMTAVPGLREFLVSNLVLVLRPS; the protein is encoded by the coding sequence ATCTCGGCGCGCTTTGCCCGCCGGGCGACCCTGAGCCGGTCGGTGCGCCTACTCGCGCAATTCCGGTTCGAGCAGAGCGAACCGGCCCGCTTCTACGGCGCGCTGGCCGCCGACACCCTCGACGTGGTCACTGATTTGTGGTCCGGTGCCACCGGCGAATCCCCTGTTGGGCGCACCGTGCTCGACGTGGGCGGCGGGCCCGGCTACTTCGCGTCGGCGTTCGATCAGGCCGGCATGCACTACATCGGGGTGGAGCCGGATCCCCGCGAGGCGCACGCCGGAGCCGCGAGGGCGGCGACATCCGGCCTGAGCCCAGCGACCGACTCCGCATCGGGCAAGTTCGTCCGAGCCTCCGGGATGGCGCTGCCGTTCGCCGACGACAGCGTCGACATCTGCCTGTCGTCGAATGTCGCCGAGCATGTGCCGCATCCGTGGCGGCTGGGCAACGAGATGTTGCGGGTGACCAAGCCCGGCGGGTTGGTGGTGTTGTCCTACACGGTGTGGCTCGGCCCGTTCGGCGGCCATGAGATGGGGCTGACGCACTATCTGGGCGGTGCCCGGGCGGCTGAGCGCTACACCCGCAAACATGGCCACCGCCCCAAGAACGACTACGGCTCGTCGTTGTTCGCAGTGTCCGCGGCCGACGGTCTGCAATGGGCGGCCAGCACCGGCGCGTTGATATCAGCTTTTCCGCGCTACCACCCACGATGGGCCTGGTGGATGACCGCGGTACCGGGGTTGCGGGAGTTTTTGGTGAGCAATCTGGTGTTGGTTCTGCGCCCCTCCTGA
- a CDS encoding glycosyltransferase family 4 protein — translation MSARPDPRLRSVLLLCWRDTGHPQGGGSEAYLQRIGACLADDGVSVTLRTARYPGAARREVVDGVQINRAGGPYSVYIWAGLAMVASRVGLGPLGRVRPDVVIDTQNGLPFLARLAFGRRVAVLVHHCHRELWPVAGPVRGRIGWFVESKLSPRLHRRNQYVTVSLPSARDLNGLGVDSGRIAVVRNGLDEAPVHTLELPRSTSPRLVVLSRLVPHKQIEDALEAVATLRTKIPGLHLDILGGGWWRKRLVEHAELLGISDSVTFHGHVDEETKHRVLQQSWVHVLPSRKEGWGLAVTEAAQHGVPTIGYRASGGLTDSIIDGVTGLLAEDRDALVAGLHQLLSDPVLRVQLGSKAQARSDEFSWTLSADAMRTVLESVHGGSYVSGLV, via the coding sequence ATGTCTGCCCGTCCCGATCCTCGCCTGCGGAGCGTCCTGCTGCTCTGCTGGCGCGATACGGGGCACCCGCAGGGGGGCGGCAGTGAGGCGTATCTGCAGCGAATCGGCGCGTGCCTGGCCGACGACGGGGTCAGCGTGACGTTGCGCACCGCGCGGTACCCGGGTGCAGCCCGCCGCGAGGTGGTCGACGGCGTACAGATCAATCGGGCCGGGGGACCGTACAGCGTGTACATCTGGGCCGGGCTGGCCATGGTGGCCTCCCGCGTCGGCCTCGGGCCGTTGGGCAGGGTCCGGCCGGACGTCGTCATCGACACCCAGAACGGGCTGCCGTTCCTGGCCCGGCTCGCGTTCGGCCGCCGGGTGGCGGTGCTGGTGCACCACTGTCACCGGGAACTGTGGCCGGTGGCCGGCCCGGTACGCGGCCGGATCGGCTGGTTCGTCGAGTCCAAACTCTCCCCGCGGCTGCACCGCCGCAACCAGTACGTCACCGTGTCGCTGCCCTCGGCCCGTGATCTCAACGGGCTGGGGGTGGATTCCGGCCGTATTGCGGTGGTGCGCAACGGACTTGACGAGGCTCCCGTCCACACTCTGGAGCTGCCGCGGTCGACCAGTCCGCGTCTGGTGGTGCTGTCCCGGCTGGTGCCGCACAAGCAGATCGAAGACGCCCTGGAAGCCGTCGCGACGCTGCGCACCAAGATTCCCGGGCTGCACCTCGACATCCTGGGCGGCGGCTGGTGGCGGAAACGACTGGTCGAACACGCCGAGTTGCTCGGCATCTCCGATTCGGTCACGTTCCACGGGCACGTCGACGAAGAGACCAAACACCGTGTGCTGCAGCAGAGTTGGGTACATGTGCTGCCGTCGCGGAAAGAGGGCTGGGGGCTGGCGGTCACCGAGGCTGCCCAGCACGGGGTGCCGACGATCGGTTACCGCGCCTCCGGCGGGCTGACCGACTCGATCATCGACGGGGTCACCGGGCTACTCGCGGAGGACCGCGACGCCCTGGTCGCCGGGCTGCATCAGCTGTTGAGTGACCCGGTGCTGCGGGTTCAGCTGGGCAGTAAGGCCCAGGCTCGCAGCGACGAATTCTCTTGGACGCTCAGCGCGGACGCGATGCGGACAGTGCTGGAATCGGTGCACGGGGGCAGCTACGTCAGCGGGTTGGTGTAG
- a CDS encoding HNH endonuclease signature motif containing protein, with protein MDATYLDTVIDVLIDELCPSPPSEADADRRLFHLLDSPRPVVDDQPLLAVLAAAVTAANLLNHVIAQAAAAAERAGIAARQHLRSGAQLLTGLGVAPAAAYRAARVGRVAHTLPALTAQQRLGAVGIEVADAVGTGITHIGGRVALSDQDRAQVVRTLMIQTTPSAVNAKAREIALGWAPTPPGPEAVVPVAENTDLNEMTLNQNDEGRLSATLDLDALTGEELFAALDPLCRPVPLPDGSPDPRPATRRRADAFGQLVRDYLSHSGRPTSGGVLPHVTLIRPAHPTPPTAAGVGVFGPQGVVDTLGFTGPISTATADLIACDATAELVLVDENQAPLDVGRAERLFPPRIRKALAVRDRGCAFPGCGRPVSWCDAHHINQWATGGATSLDNGVLLCRHHHTLIHHSDWQLYLGPDRHPWFIPPRDPAGPEPPHLRSHARRTLTILPTAA; from the coding sequence ATGGACGCCACCTATCTGGACACCGTCATTGATGTGCTCATCGATGAACTGTGCCCGTCACCGCCATCCGAGGCCGATGCTGATCGCCGGTTGTTTCATCTGCTCGACAGTCCCCGGCCGGTGGTGGATGACCAGCCGCTGCTGGCGGTCCTCGCGGCGGCGGTCACCGCCGCCAACCTGTTGAATCATGTGATCGCCCAGGCGGCCGCCGCGGCCGAACGCGCCGGGATCGCGGCCCGCCAACACCTACGCAGCGGGGCGCAGTTGTTGACCGGCCTGGGTGTGGCCCCCGCAGCGGCGTATCGGGCAGCACGGGTCGGGCGCGTCGCGCACACCCTGCCCGCGCTGACTGCGCAGCAACGTCTGGGGGCCGTGGGCATCGAGGTCGCCGATGCGGTCGGCACAGGCATCACACACATCGGCGGCCGTGTCGCGTTGTCCGATCAGGACCGGGCCCAGGTGGTGCGCACCCTGATGATCCAGACCACCCCCTCGGCAGTGAACGCCAAAGCCCGCGAGATCGCCCTGGGCTGGGCACCGACCCCACCAGGGCCGGAGGCGGTGGTGCCGGTCGCCGAGAACACCGACCTCAACGAGATGACGCTGAACCAGAACGACGAGGGCCGCCTCAGCGCCACCCTGGACCTCGATGCCCTCACCGGGGAAGAACTGTTCGCCGCATTAGACCCGTTATGCCGGCCCGTGCCACTACCGGATGGATCACCCGACCCCCGCCCGGCCACCCGGCGTCGTGCCGACGCGTTCGGGCAACTGGTCCGTGATTACTTGTCGCATTCGGGGCGTCCCACCTCCGGTGGAGTGCTCCCGCATGTCACCCTGATCCGGCCCGCCCACCCGACACCACCCACAGCGGCGGGGGTGGGGGTGTTCGGTCCGCAGGGCGTGGTGGACACGCTCGGTTTCACCGGGCCGATCAGCACCGCGACCGCGGACCTGATCGCGTGCGACGCCACCGCCGAGTTGGTCCTCGTCGATGAGAACCAGGCGCCCCTGGACGTGGGACGCGCCGAGCGACTGTTCCCACCCCGCATCCGCAAAGCCCTGGCCGTGCGCGATCGCGGATGCGCCTTCCCCGGTTGCGGCAGACCCGTGTCCTGGTGCGACGCTCACCACATCAACCAATGGGCCACAGGAGGAGCCACCAGCCTCGACAACGGTGTGCTGCTCTGCCGCCACCACCACACCTTGATCCACCACAGCGACTGGCAGCTTTACCTCGGACCCGACCGCCATCCCTGGTTCATCCCACCCCGCGATCCGGCAGGCCCCGAACCACCACACCTGCGCTCACACGCACGCCGCACCCTGACCATCTTGCCCACCGCCGCATAA
- a CDS encoding DUF3068 domain-containing protein, with the protein MNRAVTLRIAACGLMGLGAALLIAALLLTTYTKGKIAKIPLNLDASLVSDGTATAFDPETLVAPKFSVDRNVPVALQQQVSVESPSNAEVVTLQVGSTLRRTDRQKDGGLLLALVDTVTMNRSTALAVSSDNNPGGALQKPRAIEDEKPPTNVALPHEGLTYRFPFDTEKKTYPFFDAIAQKAYDANYDGEEDVNGLTTYRFIQNVGYDSNGKLADPVKYSSLYEDDADSSVTASPEMWGVPGEPDERITMDRFYAAQRTFWVDPVSGTIVKAQDHGYQYYARDRLKPEVTYVDYKVTYNEETVESQVAAAQDERDRVSLWTRVLPITFTALGLLALVGGAVVGSFAVRAESTLIDPGLDTADHGFFDTQGFQVPGAEAKTEKLPAQRPSDLPPDR; encoded by the coding sequence TTGAACCGCGCAGTGACGCTGCGTATCGCGGCATGTGGACTGATGGGGCTGGGTGCAGCTCTGCTCATCGCCGCACTGTTGTTGACCACGTATACCAAGGGCAAGATCGCCAAGATCCCGCTCAATCTGGATGCCAGTCTGGTCAGCGATGGGACCGCGACCGCTTTCGATCCGGAAACGCTGGTGGCCCCGAAGTTCTCGGTGGACCGCAACGTGCCGGTCGCACTGCAGCAGCAGGTCAGCGTGGAATCGCCGTCGAACGCCGAGGTGGTGACGCTGCAGGTGGGCAGCACACTGCGACGCACGGACCGCCAGAAGGACGGCGGTCTGCTGTTGGCGTTGGTGGACACCGTCACGATGAACCGCAGCACCGCGCTGGCCGTGTCCAGCGACAACAACCCGGGCGGTGCGCTGCAGAAGCCCCGCGCCATCGAAGACGAGAAGCCGCCGACCAACGTCGCGCTGCCGCACGAGGGCCTGACCTACCGGTTCCCGTTCGACACCGAGAAGAAGACCTACCCGTTCTTCGACGCGATCGCCCAGAAGGCGTACGACGCGAACTATGACGGTGAAGAAGACGTCAACGGGCTGACCACCTACCGGTTCATCCAGAACGTGGGCTACGACTCCAACGGCAAGCTGGCCGATCCGGTCAAGTACTCGTCGCTCTACGAGGACGACGCCGACAGTTCGGTCACCGCAAGCCCCGAGATGTGGGGTGTGCCCGGCGAACCCGACGAGCGGATCACGATGGACCGCTTCTACGCCGCGCAGCGCACCTTCTGGGTCGACCCGGTGTCGGGCACCATCGTCAAGGCGCAGGACCACGGCTACCAGTACTACGCGCGGGACAGGCTCAAGCCCGAGGTGACCTATGTCGACTACAAGGTCACCTACAACGAGGAGACCGTGGAGTCCCAGGTCGCGGCCGCTCAGGACGAGCGTGACCGAGTGTCACTGTGGACCCGCGTCCTGCCGATCACGTTCACCGCGCTGGGCCTGCTGGCGCTCGTCGGTGGCGCCGTGGTGGGTTCGTTCGCGGTGCGCGCCGAGTCCACGCTGATCGACCCCGGGCTCGACACCGCCGATCACGGCTTCTTCGACACCCAGGGTTTCCAGGTACCCGGCGCTGAGGCCAAGACCGAAAAACTGCCGGCTCAACGACCATCCGATCTACCGCCGGACCGGTGA
- a CDS encoding acyltransferase, with protein MRACAAMGVVLTHVAFQTGHTTGVSGRFFGRFDLAVAVFFALSGFLLWRGHAAAARGLRPRPRTGHYLRSRIVRIMPGYVVAVVVIILLLPEAKADLTVWLANLTLTQIYVPLTLTAGLTQMWSLSVEVSFYLALPVLALLARRLPVRARIGVIIAVAALSLLWVRIPFSGTTGLNPWNWPPAFFSWFAAGMVLAELTVSPFGWVHRLARRRVLMAVIAAVAFGIAASPLAGLEGLRPGSVGQVTLKTAMGAIVAGALLAPLVLDHPGTAHPILGNRVMVTLGRWSYGLFVWHLAALAMVFPMIGEFLFNGQMLVVLVLTLVFGFALAAVSYALVESPCREALRRWEYRNESPVPPLDSSITDEPEPAPAAR; from the coding sequence ATGCGCGCCTGCGCTGCCATGGGGGTGGTGCTCACCCACGTCGCCTTCCAGACCGGGCACACCACCGGGGTGAGTGGCCGGTTCTTCGGCCGGTTCGATCTCGCGGTCGCCGTGTTCTTCGCGCTGTCGGGGTTCCTGCTGTGGCGCGGCCATGCCGCCGCTGCCCGCGGCTTGCGTCCCCGCCCGCGCACCGGTCACTACCTGCGCTCCCGCATCGTGCGCATCATGCCCGGCTATGTAGTGGCCGTCGTGGTGATCATTCTGCTGCTCCCGGAGGCCAAGGCCGATCTGACGGTGTGGCTGGCCAACTTGACCCTGACCCAGATCTACGTGCCGCTGACGCTGACCGCAGGGCTCACCCAGATGTGGAGCCTGTCGGTGGAAGTCAGTTTCTATCTGGCGCTGCCGGTGCTGGCGCTACTGGCACGACGGCTGCCGGTGCGGGCCCGCATCGGCGTGATCATCGCGGTGGCGGCGCTGAGCCTGTTGTGGGTGCGCATTCCGTTCTCCGGCACCACCGGGCTGAACCCGTGGAACTGGCCGCCGGCGTTCTTCTCCTGGTTCGCCGCGGGGATGGTGCTGGCTGAACTCACGGTGAGTCCATTCGGCTGGGTGCACCGGCTGGCCCGGCGCCGGGTGCTGATGGCGGTCATCGCCGCGGTGGCGTTCGGGATCGCGGCCTCGCCGCTGGCCGGCCTGGAGGGTCTGCGGCCCGGCTCGGTCGGCCAGGTGACGCTGAAGACCGCGATGGGCGCGATCGTCGCGGGCGCGCTGCTGGCCCCGCTGGTCCTCGATCACCCCGGTACCGCCCACCCGATTCTGGGCAACCGCGTGATGGTGACCCTGGGCCGCTGGTCTTACGGGTTGTTCGTGTGGCACTTGGCCGCGTTGGCCATGGTGTTCCCGATGATCGGGGAGTTCCTGTTCAACGGCCAGATGCTGGTGGTGTTGGTACTGACGCTGGTGTTCGGCTTCGCCCTGGCCGCGGTGAGCTACGCGCTGGTGGAATCTCCGTGCCGGGAGGCGTTGCGGCGCTGGGAGTACCGGAACGAGAGCCCGGTGCCGCCGCTGGACAGTTCGATCACCGACGAGCCCGAGCCTGCTCCAGCCGCGCGATGA